Proteins co-encoded in one Stomoxys calcitrans chromosome 5, idStoCalc2.1, whole genome shotgun sequence genomic window:
- the LOC106085402 gene encoding farnesyl pyrophosphate synthase: protein MGERRTLSTIHKDFKPDVFAEESRQLMAIFPEIQRNVAEITDAIDPVTTSSWITRSLEYNVPHGNKYRGILTVQAYKSLVASQNVTPEMIKLSYILGWCVEMLNSFFLIYDDLMDGSLKRRSRICWHNLQDVGVTAVNDVILLENMTYALLKKYFHKSQGYVKIMELFHETIYITACGQCMDVLNGRKSIMELTAEKYRVMTHNKTAFHTFYFPVAVAMQLAGVKDQQYFKQAHDIAMEFGYYFQVQNDYLDCYGKPEKSGKIGTDIENNKLSWLALECLRLANDDQKQIMKECYGKNDPQMVERVKQLYKDLKLTTLYVAYEEETYARIKTLIEKLSSCPFYEIYLQMLNKIHRRER from the exons AAATTCAGCGCAATGTAGCTGAAATCACAGATGCCATCGACCCAGTTACCACCTCCTCGTGGATAACGCGC TCTTTAGAGTATAATGTTCCCCATGGCAACAAATATCGAGGAATACTAACTGTACAGGCATATAAAAGCCTTGTAGCATCACAAAATGTCACTCCAGAAATGATCAAATTATCCTATATTCTTGGATGGTGTGTTGAAATGCTCAATTCATTCTTTCTAATTTACGATGATCTCATGGATGGTAGCCTCAAGCGTCGTAGTCGCATCTGCTGGCACAATTTACAGGATGTCGGTGTTACAGCTGTCAATGATGTTATACTTTTAGAGAACATGACTTATGCCTTGCTCAAAAAGTATTTCCATAAATCGCAGGGATATGTGAAAATAATGGAATTGTTTCATGAGACAATATACATTACAGCATGTGGGCAATGTATGGATGTGTTGAATGGTCGCAAAAGTATTATGGAGCTCACAGCTGAAAAATATCGAGTAATGACCCATAATAAGACAGCATTTCATACTTTCTATTTTCCCGTAGCCGTGGCTATGCAACTGGCAGG TGTAAAGGATCAGCAATACTTTAAGCAAGCACATGACATTGCTATGGAATTTGGTTATTATTTTCAAGTTCAAAATGATTACTTGGATTGTTATGGTAAACCTGAAAAATCTGGaaaaatcggaaccgatattgaaaataataaactttcttGGTTGGCTTTGGAATGCCTACGGCTTGCCAACGATGACCAAAAACAAATCATGAAGGAATGTTATGGCAAAAATG ATCCTCAAATGGTGGAACGTGTTAAACAACTATACAAGGACCTAAAGCTAACAACACTATATGTTGCATATGAAGAAGAAACCTACGCAAGGATTAAAACTCTCATAGAGAAGTTATCAAGTTGTCCATTTTATGAGATATATTTACAAATGCTAAACAAAATTCATCGACGTGAGCGGTGA
- the LOC106085408 gene encoding farnesyl pyrophosphate synthase-like: protein MNTVPEILHDIRQLSEKYSTKDTSQWLTKCLEFNLTKGKKNRGFLVVQTFKELGRTNTNVSAENIRLSYILGWITEIMQYSILMADDIIDNSSTRRGQICWHNLNEVGLMAINDFVMVHSSVYALLQKYFKTSSCYFHLFELYKETMMIMASGASLELLISKGSVESFSRSLYETIVTNKTATTLYFPFALAMHLADVTNPEAFRQVKIISMEMGRYFQVQDDYLDCFGDPKITGKIGTDIEENKCSWLAVECMNRANNEQKLTMLECYGKYDPKMIQRVKNLYKSLELPKLYTNYEEIIHTKIKRLISNQTSNDVPCNTLLLMLDNMYQRTH from the exons ATGAATACAGTTCCAG AAATTCTACATGACATAAGGCAACTATCAGAGAAATATAGCACTAAAGATACTTCACAGTGGTTGACAAAG TGCTTGGAATTTAACTTAACAAAGGGCAAAAAGAATCGTGGATTTTTAGTAGTGCAGACGTTTAAAGAACTTGGAAGAACGAATACGAACGTATCAGCGGAAAATATTCGTTTATCATATATATTGGGATGGATTACAGAGATTATGCAGTACTCCATTTTAATGGCTGATGACATCATAGATAATAGTTCTACACGAAGAGGGCAAATATGCTGGCATAATCTAAACGAAGTTGGACTAATGGCCATAAATGATTTTGTTATGGTCCACAGCTCTGTTTATGCTttacttcaaaaatatttcaaaacttCCAGTtgctattttcatttatttgaactctatAAGGAAACAATGATGATCATGGCTAGTGGCGCATCTTTAGAGTTGCTAATTTCCAAAGGAAGCGTTGAGTCGTTTTCCCGTTCGCTATATGAAACTATAGTAACAAATAAAACAGCGACTACTCTCTATTTTCCCTTTGCCTTGGCCATGCACTTGGCAGa CGTTACCAATCCAGAGGCTTTTCGCCAGGTTAAAATAATTTCAATGGAAATGGGACGTTACTTTCAAGTACAAGATGACTATTTGGATTGTTTTGGTGATCCTAAAATTACGGGCAAAATTGGTACTGACATAGAGGAAAACAAGTGCTCCTGGTTGGCCGTAGAGTGTATGAATCGTGCCAATAATGAACAAAAGCTAACAATGCTTGAATGTTATGGAAAATATG aTCCTAAAATGATACAGCGTGTCAAAAATCTATACAAATCTCTCGAACTACCGAAATTGTATACAAACTATGAGGAAATtattcatacaaaaataaagCGACTTATATCGAATCAAACATCGAATGACGTTCCCTGCAATACTTTATTACTTATGCTGGACAACATGTATCAGCGGACTCATTAA
- the LOC106085379 gene encoding LOW QUALITY PROTEIN: farnesyl pyrophosphate synthase-like (The sequence of the model RefSeq protein was modified relative to this genomic sequence to represent the inferred CDS: substituted 1 base at 1 genomic stop codon) has product MLCVTAEITRSQQTFSTLQNHSTPAPSTAPKSTDEQHSFVAIFPDIVRDLKEVTDKKIRPEVISWFERALTYNVPHGKLNRGLLTVQTYKHLVSANYLTPYNIRLAQILGWCVEMLHGSFVLYDDIVDNSSTRRGQTCWHRLLDVGLNAIGDATMLENTMYNLLKKYFRSTDCYLXLLELFHEITFISACGHSMDLLNTKNDVFSFSMEKYNATVVNKGAYYTFYLPFALALHLAGIKDQEVFLQSKTILLEMGHLFQVQDDFLDCFGKPEITGKIGTDIQDNKCTWLAVVCMQRSNEEQKQIMKDCYGINDPEKVKIVKELYHSLELPNIYTTYEEKSYDSIKTRIQQTSGVVPHRTYLQLLDTLYKRNL; this is encoded by the exons ATGTTATGTGTTACCGCAGAAATCACGAGGTCCCAGCA AACATTTTCAACGCTACAAAATCATTCTACGCCGGCCCCATCCACTGCTCCAAAATCGACAGATGAACAACATTCCTTTGTGGCCATATTTCCAG ACATTGTACGAGACCTGAAAGAAGTTACCGACAAAAAGATTCGCCCAGAGGTTATCTCGTGGTTTGAACGC GCGTTAACATATAATGTACCACATGGCAAGCTAAATCGTGGCTTACTGACtgtacaaacatacaaacatctTGTATCAGCAAATTATTTGACGCCGTACAATATAAGGTTGGCCCAAATTCTTGGATGGTGTGTAGAAATGTTACATGGCTCCTTTGTGCTCTATGATGACATTGTGGATAATAGCTCAACCCGACGAGGTCAAACCTGCTGGCACAGACTTCTTGATGTTGGCCTAAACGCTATTGGTGACGCAACAATGTTGGAAAATACTATGTACAATTTGCTGAAGAAGTATTTTAGATCAACTGATTGCTATTTGTAGCTTTTGGAATTATTCCATGAAATAACTTTTATCTCGGCCTGTGGTCATAGCATGGATTTGCTGAATACCAAAAATGATGTTTTCTCATTTTCCATGGAAAAGTATAATGCCACAGTGGTAAATAAGGGCGCTTATTACACATTTTACCTGCCCTTTGCCTTGGCATTGCATTTAGCTGG CATTAAAGATCAGGAAGTTTTCTTACAATCCAAAACCATTTTACTCGAAATGGGCCATCTCTTTCAAGTACAAGATGATTTTTTGGATTGTTTTGGTAAACCCGAAATAACAGGGAAGATTGGTACTGATATTCAGGATAACAAGTGTACTTGGTTGGCTGTGGTTTGCATGCAAAGGTCCAATGAAGAGCAAAAACAAATCATGAAGGATTGCTATGGAATAAATG ATCCTGAAAAAGTTAAAATAGTGAAAGAACTTTACCATAGCTTGGAACTTCCTAATATATATACAACCTACGAAGAGAAATCATATGACAGTATTAAAACTCGTATACAACAGACATCTGGAGTGGTGCCACATAGAACATATTTGCAACTTCTTGATACGCTATATAAACGTAATTTATAA
- the LOC106085401 gene encoding uncharacterized protein LOC106085401 encodes MLRSLLTKLPRNLSTTGYAVSNTGGAALNRRYISTSENVQKSDNNRTSDPDRIGGLPLDVINKRKWQKSSRTLSTLQNHSVPAASRTTVSADENRDFMAVFPDIVRDLKEITDKYNPAEISSWFERSLKYNIPHGKLNRGLLTVLTYKNLVPAKELTPENVKLAQILGWCVEILHAFFLVNDDVMDNSSTRRGQTCWHKMPDVGLIALNDALMMENALYALLKKYFRTADCYVDLMELFHEITYITACGQCLDLLNANNDVLSFSMEKYNATVANKTAYYTFYLPFALAMHLAGIKDQEAFRQSKTILLEMGHFFQVQDDFLDCFGNPKITGKIGTDIQDNKCSWLAVVCMQRASDEQKQIMRDCYGRNDAEKAEIVKELYKSLGLPNTYAIYEEESYNMIKTHIQQTSRGVPHCIFLQILNKIYQRDS; translated from the exons ATGTTGCGTTCTTTATTGACCAAGTTGCCACGCAACTTAAGTACTACCGGCTATGCGGTTTCCAATACAGGGGGTGCGGCCTTGAACCGTCGATATATTTCTACCAGTGAAAACGTACAAAAGTCTGATAATAACCGAACAAGTGATCCTGATCGTATAGGAGGACTGCCATTGGATGTAATAAACAAACGCAAGTGGCAGAAATCTTCAAG AACATTATCAACGCTACAAAATCATTCGGTCCCAGCAGCATCTCGTACTACAGTGTCAGCAGATGAAAATCGAGACTTTATGGCTGTATTTCCAG ATATTGTGCGAGACTTGAAAGAAATCACCGACAAATATAATCCCGCAGAAATTTCGTCATGGTTTGAACGG TCGTTAAAATATAATATACCCCATGGCAAACTAAATCGTGGCCTACTTACTGTTCTAACATATAAAAATCTGGTCCCAGCCAAGGAGCTAACGCCGGAGAAtgttaaattggcccaaattCTAGGTTGGTgtgtggaaattttgcatgccttcTTTTTGGTCAACGATGATGTTATGGACAATAGCTCGACGCGTCGAGGACAAACCTGCTGGCATAAAATGCCCGATGTTGGTCTAATCGCACTCAATGATGCTCTAATGATGGAAAATGCCCTTTATGCattgctcaaaaagtactttAGAACTGCCGATTGTTATGTGGACCTCATGGAATTGTTCCATGAAATAACATACATCACTGCCTGCGGTCAATGTTTAGATTTGCTAAATGCCAACAATGATGTTTTATCATTTTCCATGGAGAAGTATAATGCCACGGTAGCAAACAAGACTGCTTATTATACCTTCTATTTGCCTTTTGCTTTGGCTATGCACTTAGCTGG CATCAAGGATCAGGAAGCTTTTCGGCAATCCAAGACTATTTTACTAGAAATGGGTCATTTCTTTCAAGTTCAAGATGATTTTTTGGATTGCTTTGGTAATCCCAAAATAACAGGCAAAATTGGTACTGACATACAGGATAACAAATGCTCCTGGTTGGCGGTGGTTTGCATGCAAAGGGCTAGTGATGAGCAGAAACAAATCATGAGGGATTGTTATGGAAGAAATG ATGCTGAGAAAGCGGAAATTGTAAAGGAGCTATACAAAAGTCTAGGTCTTCCCAATACATATGCCATCTACGAAGAGGAATCCTACAATATGATTAAAACTCACATACAACAAACGTCTCGCGGTGTGCCACATTGcatatttttgcaaattctTAATAAGATATATCAACGCGATTCATGA
- the LOC106085400 gene encoding CWF19-like protein 1 homolog has product MDSKIKVLVCGDVRGRFKQMFQRVESINKKAGPFEILLCVGDFFSTDEKQNEELIAYRNGHKNIPVPTYILGPNNEKSLEFYKDIEDGEICSNLTYLGKRGLYTLSSGTKIAYLSGIEKPNGAKDEDYYFQLDDIEAVRNSCLVNKSSASDYRGVDILLTSQWPYGVAEEGNSNASKLIAFLCRDIKPRYHFCGLSQKYYEPAPYRLKSDQITQLELCTRFISLADVGNSNKHKYIYALSLTPVEKMRVLELIQKTTNETKCPFSDIDFKDLKLKGQETESKQYFFDMEGKNENRKRKGNDHQHKRPKVQQWDQDICWFCLSCPNVEKHLIITIGSHFYLALAKGPINDYHILILSITHIPCAAQLTEDDWKELLRFKKALRKFFKEQNQVVCFTERNYKTSHLQINVFGIDEGYAWKIQHAFEDKAEEFNLEFETLPPLDSSQMLPQQGPYFVAELPNETTLITRQMKHFPIHYARDVFCSENLLNCDEKVDWRACKLDVESETSLVKNFRENFAKFDFTS; this is encoded by the exons ATGGattcaaaaattaaagt tcTGGTTTGTGGTGATGTTCGTGGACGATTTAAGCAAATGTTTCAACGTGTCGAAAGCATCAATAAAAAAGCTggaccatttgaaattttgttgtgtGTTGGCGATTTCTTTTCTACAGATGAAAAGCAAAATGAGGAGTTGATAGCTTACAGAAATGGTCACAAAAACA TTCCTGTTCCAACGTACATATTGGGTCCCAATAATGAGAAATCCTTGGAATTCTACAAAGATATTGAGGATGGAGAGATTTGTTCAAATTTAACATATTTAGGTAAACGTGGACTTTACACATTATCTTCGGGCACGAAAATAGCATATCTAAGCGGCATAGAAAAACCGAATGGAGCAAAAGATGAAGATTACTATTTCCAATTGGACGACATTGAAGCAGTTCGTAATTCCTGCTTGGTTAATAAGTCATCGGCTAGTGATTATCGTGGTGTTGATATACTTCTTACTTCACAATGGCCCTATGGTGTGGCCGAAGAAGGG aaCAGCAATGCTTCGAAGCTTATAGCGTTTTTATGCCGAGACATAAAGCCTAGGTACCATTTCTGCGGACTAAGTCAAAAGTATTATGAGCCAGCACCATATAG ACTAAAATCCGACCAAATTACTCAATTGGAGCTGTGCACACGATTTATATCATTGGCCGATGTGGGGAATTCAAATAAGCACAAATACATTTATGCATTGAGTTTAACGCCGGTGGAAAAGATGCGAGTTTTGGAGCTTATACAGAAGACAACCAATGAAACCAAATGCCCATTTTCAGATATTGATTTTAAGGATCTTAAACTTAAAGGCCAAGAG actGAGAGCAAACAATACTTCTTCGATATGGAaggtaaaaatgaaaatcgcaaACGAAAGGGAAATGATCATCAACACAAAAGACCCAAAGTGCAACAATGGGATCAAG ATATTTGCTGGTTTTGTTTATCATGTCCAAATGTGGAGAAGCATTTGATTATTACCATAGGATCTCATTTCTATCTCGCCCTTGCTAAAGGCCCCATTAATGACTACCACATTTTGATATTGTCTATAACTCATATACCTTGTGCTGCTCAACTAACCGAAGACGATTGGAAAGAACTTTTACGTTTCAAGAAGGCTTTGAGAAAATTCTTCAAAGAGCAAAACCAAGTGGTTTGCTTTACCGAAAGAAATTATAAAACGTCTCATTTACAAATCAATGTGTTTGGCATTGATGAAGGTTATGCATGGAAAATTCAGCATGCTTTTGAAGATAAAGCGGAAGAATTCAATTTAGAATTTGAAACCCTGCCTCCTTTGGATTCATCACAAATGCTGCCGCAACAAGGTCCTTACTTTGTCGCTGAATTACCCAATGAGACCACTTTGATAACAAGACAAATGAAACATTTTCCCATTCATTATGCTAG GGATGTGTTTTGCTCGGAAAATCTCTTAAATTGTGATGAAAAAGTGGACTGGAGAGCCTGCAAGTTGGATGTCGAGAGCGAAACGTctttagttaaaaattttagagaaaattttgctaaatttgaTTTTACCTCCTAG